The following proteins are co-located in the Camelina sativa cultivar DH55 chromosome 12, Cs, whole genome shotgun sequence genome:
- the LOC104731670 gene encoding polyadenylation and cleavage factor homolog 4-like — translation MESEKLLNPRLLSINSSTTTNNTTGHKAMSVELPQKPPPPPYLLDRFKALLNQREDEFGGGEEVLPPVMDEIVQLYEVVMGELTFNSKPIITDLTIIAGEQREDGEGIANAICTRILEVPV, via the exons ATGGAATCAGAGAAACTCCTCAATCCAAGGCTTCTTTCGATTAATAGCAGTACCACCACCAACAACACCACTGGTCACAAAGCGATGTCCGTTGAGTTGCCGCAGAaaccgccgccgccgccgtaTTTGCTTGACCGGTTCAAGGCTCTGCTTAATCAGCGTGAGGATGAGTTCGGTGGTGGTGAGGAGGTTTTGCCTCCGGTTATGGATGAGATTGTTCAGCTTTATGAGGTTGTTATGGGAGAGCTTACTTTCAATTCCAAGCCTATTATTACTGATCTCACTATTATCGCTGGTGAACAACGGGAAGACGGTGAAGGAATCGCTAATGCCATTTGCACTCGAATCCTTGAG GTTCCAGTTTAG
- the LOC104731669 gene encoding DNA (cytosine-5)-methyltransferase CMT2-like: protein MLSPAKCESEEARDQLDLHSSPRSEPECLALVLWVPSSEEGAAQSSSREEATKLGEMSLRRSNCDSPKENGGGEGGVSQRKSSRGKPQRLLMLTNGQVRRSPRFTATSGNFNNVCSIPVIGNSNRAREKKESSDSQGLTFKDIAGIGKSLELEIISESQYKNNVAEGRSRLRDPAKRKVGSDASSSCIKSSYQSLGCNKRMRRSPRFMKGKEKVGEEILGKSREKGKSLASGSSFKRCSRLSGVVENGHAEMVNTIKSCGPALCAAEQVRGTEKLVQISEIDNCCEAIKKCEGDGVVSSKQEVLVSLSGCSKTNVNGCRDRTLGEPRSSDLNADDIHTRSLKISENGTSNGLTMTTGLVEQEAVASLLQGKTSACGAADKGITREMHVNSTMIYLSDSNEQSSVEYLYMRSSNGDILTQVKSRSTLSSGGNEEIISLDQNNPTKSTKRKSKRVIGTAVQEQDKRSICFFIGEPISCEEAQERWRWRYDLKERKSKNTGQQSKNDENKIVANVECHYSQAKVDGHTFSLGDFACIKGEEEENHIGKIVEFFKTTDGESYFRVQWFYRATDTVMKQQATNHDKRRLFYSTVMNDNPVDCLVSRVTVLQVSPRAGLKPNSIKSDYYFDMEYCVEYSTFRTLRNPKSSENKHECRADVVPTKSTESILNKNSFSGKLPVLDLYSGCGGMSTGLSLGAKISGVGVVTKWAVDQNMAACESLKLNHPNTKVRNDAAGDFLLLLKEWDRLCKRYVLNNNDQRTDTLRSVNSTKKTSESSSSTDDDSDSDEYEVEKLVDICYGDPNKTGKIGLRFKVHWKGYSSNEDTWELAEELSNCQDAIREFVTSGFKSKILPLPGGVGVICGGPPCQGISGYNRYRNVDSPLNDERNQQIIVFMDIVEYLKPSYVLMENVVDILRLDQGSLGRYALSRLVNMRYQARLGIMAAGCYGLSQFRSRVFMWGAVPDKNLPPFPLPTHDVIVRYGFPLEFERNVVAYDEGQPRILEKALVLKDAISDLPHVSNDEDREKMPYESLPQTDFQRYIRSTKNDLTGSPTDNCNKRTMLLHDHRPFHVNEDDYARVCQIPKRKGANFRDLPGLIVRNNTVCRDPSMEPVILPSGKSLVPEYVFTFQQGKSKRPFARLWWDETVPTVLTVPSCHNQALLHPEQDRMLTIRESARLQGFPDYFQFCGTMKQRYCQIGNAVAVSVSRALGYSLGMAFRDLAGDEHLIKLPQNFSHSTYPQLQETIPR from the exons ATGTTATCGCCGGCGAAATGTGAATCAGAAGAAGCTCGAGATCAATTGGATCTCCATTCTTCTCCTAGATCCGAACCAGAGTGCCTCGCTCTCGTCCTCTGGGTACCCAGTTCCGAAGAAGGAGCTGCTCAGTCGTCTAGTAGAGAAGAAGCCACGAAGCTCGGAGAGATGAGTTTGAGGAGATCCAATTGTGACTCGCCTAAAGagaatggaggaggagaaggtggGGTTTCGCAGCGGAAGTCTTCCCGTGGTAAGCCGCAGCGGCTGCTTATGCTGACGAACGGTCAGGTTCGGAGGTCGCCGAGATTTACGGCGACGAGTGGAAATTTCAACAATGTATGCTCGATTCCGGTGATCGGAAATAGTAATCGTGCTCGCGAGAAG AAGGAAAGCTCAGATTCTCAAGGATTGACATTCAA AGACATAGCTGGAATTGGCAAGAGCCTGGAGTTGGAAATCATTTCCGAGAGTCAATATAAGAACAACGTTGCTGAAGGTAGATCAAGATTGCGAGATCCAGCCAAGAGGAAAGTTGGCAGTGATGCATCATCTTCATGCATCAAGAGTTCTTACCAGAGTCTCGGCTGCAACAAACGAATGAGGAGATCTCCAAGATTCATGAAGGGAAAGGAGAAAGTGGGAGAAGAAATTCTAGGCAAGTCTAGGGAAAAAGGGAAGTCTCTGGCATCTGGGAGCTCATTTAAAAGATGTTCAAGGCTATCTGGAGTTGTAGAAAATGGCCACGCAGAAATGGTGAACACAATAAAAAGTTGTGGCCCCGCATTATGTGCTGCGGAACAGGTGAGAGGAACTGAGAAGCTGGTGCAAATTAGTGAGATTGATAACTGTTGTGAGGCTATAAAGAAATGTGAAGGTGATGGCGTTGTTTCATCCAAGCAAGAGGTATTAGTTTCTCTTTCGGGTTGCAGCAAGACAAATGTAAATGGTTGTAGGGACAGAACGTTAGGAGAACCCAGATCTTCTGACCTAAATGCGGATGATATTCACACTAGGTCTTTAAAAATTAGCGAAAATGGTACTAGTAATGGATTAACTATGACGACCGGTTTAGTGGAGCAAGAAGCAGTGGCATCTTTACTTCAGGGCAAAACTAGTGCTTGTGGTGCTGCTGATAAGGGAATAACTAGGGAGATGCATGTAAATTCTACTATGATCTATCTCTCTGACAGCAATGAACAGTCTTCTGTTGAATATTTGTATATGAGAAGTTCAAATGGAGATATTTTGACACAAGTCAAAAGTAGATCTACCCTCTCCTCTGGGGGAAATGAGGAAATCATTTCATTGGATCAGAATAATCCAACAAAATCAACCAAGAGAAAGAGTAAACGGGTAATCGGGACTGCTGTCCAAGAGCAGGACAAACGCAGTATCTGTTTTTTCATTGGAGAGCCAATTTCTTGCGAGGAAGCTCAAGAAAGATGGCGCTGGAGATATGATCTCAAG GAACGCAAATCTAAGAATACAGGCCAACAATCAAA AAATGACGAAAACAAGATTGTTGCAAATGTGGAATGCCATTATTCGCAAGCAAAAGTCGACGGGCACACCTTTAGCCTTGGAGACTTTGCCTGTATAAAG ggtgaagaagaagagaaccatATTGGCAAGATAGTAGAGTTTTTTAAGACAACAGATGGAGAAAGCTACTTTCGAGTTCAGTGGTTTTACAGAGCAACAGATACA GTAATGAAACAGCAGGCTACTAATCATGACAAAAGGCGTCTCTTCTATTCTACCGTAATGAATGACAATCCAGTAGATTGTCTTGTTTCTAGAGTTACTGTTTTACAAGTTTCACCTAGG GCAGGATTGAAGCCCAATTCTATAAAATCTGACTACTATTTTGATATGGAGTATTGCGTGGAGTATTCAACATTTCGAACCTTGAGAAATC CTAAGTCGTCCGAAAACAAGCATGAGTGTCGCGCCGATGTGGTACCTACAAAATCCACTGAATCTATTTTGAATAAGAATTCTTTTAGCGGAAAGCTTCCTGTGCTTGATCTTTACAGCGGTTGTGGTGGAATGTCAACTGGGTTAAGTCTTGGAGCCAAAATATCTGGTGTCGGTGTCGTGACG AAATGGGCTGTTGACCAGAATATGGCTGCCTGTGagagcttgaaattgaaccatcCAAATACAAAG GTTAGAAATGATGCTGCTGGAGACTTCCTCCTACTTTTGAAGGAGTGGGATAGATTATGCAAGCGCTATGTGTTAAATAATAATGATCAGAGAACTGATACATTAAGATCcgtaaattcaacaaaaaaaaccagtGAAAGTAGCTCATCTACTGACGATGATTCAGACTCTGACGAGTACGAAGTGGAAAAGCTGGTTGATATATGCTATGGTGATCCTAACAAGACAGGAAAAATTGGCCTGAGGTTTAAG GTGCACTGGAAAGGATACAGCAGCAACGAAGATACATGGGAACTAGCTGAGGAATTGAG CAATTGTCAAGATGCCATTCGGGAGTTTGTAACTAGTGGATTTAAGTCCAAGATATTGCCACTTCCT GGTGGTGTTGGTGTGATATGTGGGGGCCCTCCATGCCAAGGAATTAGTGGCTATAACCGCTACAGGAATGTTGATTCTCCGTTGAATGATGAAAGGAATCAGCAAATTATAGTTTTCATGGACATAGTGGAGTATCTGAAACCCTCATATGTGTTGATGGAAAACGTTGTTGATATTCTGCGTTTGGACCAAGGTTCTCTTGGGCGATACGCTTTGAGCCGTCTTGTGAACATGAGATACCAAGCAAGGTTGGGTATCATGGCAGCTGGTTGCTATGGTCTTTCCCAATTTCGATCCAGAGTTTTCATGTGGGGAGCTGTTCCTGACAAG AACCTACCTCCGTTTCCGCTTCCAACCCATGATGTTATTGTCAGATATGGGTTTCCACTGGAGTTCGAG CGGAATGTAGTTGCTTATGATGAAGGCCAACCCAGAATACTTGAAAAAGCTCTTGTCCTAAAAGATGCGATATCAGATCTTCCTCAT GTGTCAAATGACGAAGACCGGGAAAAAATGCCTTATGAAAGTCTCCCACAAACAGATTTTCAGAGATACATCAGATCAACCAAAAATG ATTTGACAGGCTCTCCAACTGATAATTGTAACAAAAGGACAATGCTACTGCATGATCACAGGCCGTTCCATGTAAATGAAGATGATTATGCCCGAGTTTGCCAAATCCCAAAGAGGAAG GGAGCTAATTTCAGGGATCTTCCAGGGTTAATTGTCAGAAACAATACAGTGTGTCGTGATCCATCAATGGAACCGGTTATTCTGCCATCAGGAAAGTCTTTG GTACCAGAATACGTCTTTACTTTTCAGCAAGGGAAATCTAAAAG